In the Alligator mississippiensis isolate rAllMis1 chromosome 7, rAllMis1, whole genome shotgun sequence genome, one interval contains:
- the C7H2orf72 gene encoding uncharacterized protein C2orf72 homolog isoform X1, with the protein MEEPALRELRALLARRGGPGAVLLVAEAEAEAGEEAPPRRALPALARDLLQLPAEEPGPGPGPGTRRAGERALRAALLVLLCPPAALHRRARRRRLREVVRDLRARLPAAPPPALLGALLLPDGHTDTDRDRDRRHLEALLRAAFAPPPAPPGAVRAAAYRPAQPGPLRLAACAALAAAQTPADGKEREKRSLPAFLRCLPWGRRSRRKGRSVTGNHVSEGWIRLQDWDWKALSRWAAGSGGGLGSDQRVAQWDL; encoded by the exons ATGGAGGAGCCGGCGCTGCGGGAGCTGCGAGCGCTGTTGGCgcggcggggcgggccgggcgcggTGCTGCTGGtggcggaggcggaggcggaggcggggGAGGAGGCGCCGCCGCGGCGGGCGCTGCCGGCGCTGGCCCGcgacctgctgcagctgccggcggaggagccggggccggggccggggccgggcacgCGGCGGGCGGGCGAACGGGCGCTGCGGGCCGCGCTGCTCGTGCTGCTCTGCCCGCCCGCCGCCCTGCACcgccgcgcccgccgccgccgcctgcgcGAGGTGGTGCGCGACCTGCGCGCCCGCCTGCCCgccgccccgccgcccgcccTCCTCGGCGCGCTGCTCCTGCCCGACGGCCACACCGACACCGACCGCGACCGCGACCGCCGGCACCTGGAGGCGCTGCTGCGGGCCGCCTTcgcgccgccgcccgcgcccccCGGCGCCGTGCGGGCAGCCGCCTACCGCCCCGCGCAGCCCGGCCCGCTCCGCCTCGCCGCCTGCGCCGCCCTCGCCGCCGCGCAGACCCCCGCAG atggaaaggagagagagaagcggagcctccctgccttcctgcggtgcctcccctggggcaggagaagccGAAGGAAAGGACGTTCAGTGACTGGGAACCACGTTTCCGAGG GGTGGATCAGATTGCAAGACTGGGACTGGAAAGCTCTGTCCAG ATGGGCTGCAGGATCCGGAGGAGGGCTTGGCTCTGACCAGCGTGTCGCCCAATGGGATCTGTGA
- the C7H2orf72 gene encoding uncharacterized protein C2orf72 homolog isoform X2, with the protein MEEPALRELRALLARRGGPGAVLLVAEAEAEAGEEAPPRRALPALARDLLQLPAEEPGPGPGPGTRRAGERALRAALLVLLCPPAALHRRARRRRLREVVRDLRARLPAAPPPALLGALLLPDGHTDTDRDRDRRHLEALLRAAFAPPPAPPGAVRAAAYRPAQPGPLRLAACAALAAAQTPADGKEREKRSLPAFLRCLPWGRRSRRKGRSVTGNHVSEDGLQDPEEGLALTSVSPNGICDDTGGTGA; encoded by the exons ATGGAGGAGCCGGCGCTGCGGGAGCTGCGAGCGCTGTTGGCgcggcggggcgggccgggcgcggTGCTGCTGGtggcggaggcggaggcggaggcggggGAGGAGGCGCCGCCGCGGCGGGCGCTGCCGGCGCTGGCCCGcgacctgctgcagctgccggcggaggagccggggccggggccggggccgggcacgCGGCGGGCGGGCGAACGGGCGCTGCGGGCCGCGCTGCTCGTGCTGCTCTGCCCGCCCGCCGCCCTGCACcgccgcgcccgccgccgccgcctgcgcGAGGTGGTGCGCGACCTGCGCGCCCGCCTGCCCgccgccccgccgcccgcccTCCTCGGCGCGCTGCTCCTGCCCGACGGCCACACCGACACCGACCGCGACCGCGACCGCCGGCACCTGGAGGCGCTGCTGCGGGCCGCCTTcgcgccgccgcccgcgcccccCGGCGCCGTGCGGGCAGCCGCCTACCGCCCCGCGCAGCCCGGCCCGCTCCGCCTCGCCGCCTGCGCCGCCCTCGCCGCCGCGCAGACCCCCGCAG atggaaaggagagagagaagcggagcctccctgccttcctgcggtgcctcccctggggcaggagaagccGAAGGAAAGGACGTTCAGTGACTGGGAACCACGTTTCCGAGG ATGGGCTGCAGGATCCGGAGGAGGGCTTGGCTCTGACCAGCGTGTCGCCCAATGGGATCTGTGACGACACTGGAGGCACGGGCGCTTAG